The Pseudomonas sp. MPC6 nucleotide sequence GAGCCAATCAGCGCCGTACGCTGCGCCGTGTCCAGCCCCTTCAGCAACGCTGGATAAAACTGCCCTTTGTTGAAAAGATCCTCTGAGATCCTGATTTGCCCGGACGCCGAAGCCAGCCCGTATTGCTTGATTTGCCCACCGGTAATATCGGTAATGCTCACCCTGGTTTCCGAAGGCCATTTATCCCCGGATGTCAGCAAATACAACTGCAGGTCGGCGTCAGCCTGCGGCGCGGAGGTCGATACACGCATTTGCTCCATGAAACGGTTGACGGCCTTGTCCGCGCGAAAGCGTCGCACGGTGTCGACCAGCGTCGCCATCGGCTTGCTGCGGTCCGGATACAGCTGGCGCAACAGCGATTCGTCGAGGCCACTCATGGCAAGGATCTGTAATCCCTCGGTGTCCGGGATGTCCTCCTCGCGATAGCCCAGGCGTCGAAACAAGGTGAGCAGATTCCATTGCTGTGGCAGCTCGGAATCGTGCAGCCACGCCCCTGCGCCGTTAGTCTCCAGCACCGGTGAATAGCGTCCGGAGGCCTGCGCAGGCTCGATTTCCCACAGGTCGGTGCCTTCAATGGGCCGCAAGGCATAAGTATCCGCCCCTGTTCGCACGTACTGACGCTCACGCCACGTTACAAGCCCTTGCTTATCGGCCGGAAGCCTGCGCGGCACGGCTGACTGCTGGCGATAAGCTGTTAAATCGGGTTTCCATAAGCGGATGGAACCGGAGCCAACCGGGACGGCTCTCAATCGACTGATAAAATCCGAAGATTTGACGGTCTTGTAACCTTTGCCCACCAATGTCGCGGCGCCAGCCGTTGCCGCCATCAGAATCAGGTTTTCGATGACATCGAATAGATAGTCGGTGGCTTCTTCCTGCTCCCCCCGGGACCAACTGTCGATGCCTTCATAAACCTCTGCCAGCAATTGAAAGCCGGCGACGGCAAACATGACTTCACCCACCACCGGCACGAAGGAGCTGAAGAACAGCAGCGTGTTGACGCCGATGGTCTTATACGTCTCCAACCTGGCCAGACGGGTTTTTTCATCCTCGTCATCCGTTGGCACCACCAGCAATTGCGCATCGGCGATTACATGGCCCGAGCGCTGGTTAAACAACGTCAGGAACACATCATCTTCCAGATCGAATCCTTCGACTGATACGATAACAGTGGTGTTTGGAAGTGGTGTAGAGACAGATAGCAGCCGCTTATCCAGCGCGTTGTGGAAACCCGGCCGGTCGCTCAGCAAAATGAAACGCATGAAGAACTTGCGAAAATCGGCGTTTCTAAGGCGTCTACTCAGCTCCGACTCAAAGTCCTGGAACGACGCATATTCCTTCAGAGGGTGCAACGGATCCCCCGGCAGGTAAACCACGCATCGATAATCATCGTCTGCATGCTCACTGACGGGGCCAATAAAGATCGCGCCCTGCAGTTTTACACCCAGTATCTCCAACCCTTGATAGCCTGGCGTATTGTTACCCAACTTGATCGGCGAAGCGCTGTCCTTGACCAGCTTCAGCATGCCATAAACATCGGCACTGATATGTTTTTTCATGAACGCAATATGCATGTCGACTTCAAACCGGTCTTTTGCATAAGCTTGATGTTTATCGCGCAACGTCACCGCGCCCAACACGGTCTTGATATGGGTCTGATATTGCTTACCCAAGTCCAATGTTCGACACAGTTGCGCAAACTCATCGGGTTTGATTGACAGGATCTTATCGGACCGACCATTGATATGCTTTGGAACATATAGCAACGAGTTGTCGTCATAATTTCCCGGCGCCGTCTCGCTGGATTCGAAATTTTCGCAGGCCGCCATCAACAGGTCACGGTCAATCGGCGTGATCAGCTTTTTCCTCAACCCGAGCAAGCTCGACGTCGAGCGTACATGCTGGAATATCACGCCTTCCACATCAAACGGCTCGCCCAACTTGGCTGACATGGCCTTGGCCAACAGGGGTGCACAAAAGCGTTCAGGGGCTTTCAATTCACCCAAGGCGTCCGCCACCGCGCGTCGGGTGCGGTAACTTGCCAGCAGGCTCGTGCGCAGGGCGGCGCGAACATCGGAGGGCGACTCGAGCAACCAGGAGGGAGCCTGTTGTTTAATAAGCGAGAAGAAGGCGCCCTGTTGTTCTGGCGTCATGCTATTCAATGCTGTGTTATTCGTTTCCACCATCATCTTGAACAACCTTTAATCTGATTTGGACAACCAGATTAACGTTGGGCATTTTCTTATAAAAGTTTGAATAACCGATGAACAACCAGACCAAACAAACAACATTCCAACGCGTTAAAGTATATATATACCGCACTGGATTCGATTCAAGGGTGCAAAGCGCTTTGTTGCCGTAGGCCGGCAACAAGGCGCTCATGAGGTTTTTTTACCAGAAGCGTTGCTGAGTCAGCCGGCTCCACCAGGACAGCAAGACCCGGTCCACCGACCCGCTGGCCGCCATGCCGATGCGCTCCTGCAGGCTTTTACGTTCAGCGTAATGCAGGTGATACAGCTCGGATTTCTTCGCCCGCTCGGCGAGGTACTCATCGCTGGTCTTCAGTTCGTCGACCAGTTGCTTGTCCATCGCCGCGACGCCCAGCCAGATTTCACCGGTGGCGACCTTATCGATGTCCAGTTGCGGGCGGTAGCGCGAGACAAAGTTCTTGAACAGCTGATGAGTGATGTCCAGGTCTTCCTGAAACTTCTCCCGGCCCTTCTCGGTATTTTCGCCAAACACGGTCAGGGTGCGTTTGTATTCGCCGGCGGTCAGGACTTCGAAGTCGATGTCGTGCTTTTTCAGCAGGCGGTTGACGTTGGGCAGCTGCGCCACCACGCCGATCGAGCCGAGGATGGCAAACGGCGCACTGATGATCTTCTCGCCGATGCACGCCATCATGTAACCGCCGCTGGCCGCCACCTTGTCGATGCACACGGTCAACGGCACACCGGCGTCGCGAATGCGCGCCAGTTGCGAGGACGCCAGGCCATAGCTGTGGACCATGCCGCCACCGCTTTCCAGACGCAGCACCACTTCATCCTTGGGCGTGGCCAGGGTCAGCAGCGCGGTGATTTCATGGCGCAGGCTTTCCGTGGCCGAAGCCTTGATGTCGCCGTCGAAATCGAGCACGAACACCCTAGACTTGTTGACCTCGGGTTTTTTCTTCTGCTTTTTCTCGGATTTGGCTTCGACCTTGCGCAGGGCCTTGAGCTGGTCCTTGTCGAGCAAGGTTTGCTCCAGGCGCTCGCGCAGCCCTTTGTAAAAATCATTGAGTTTACTGACCTGCAACTGGCCGGCGGCTTTGCGTCGACCTTTGCTGCGCAATGCCGCAAAACTGGCCATCACCACCAGGATGGCGATCACCAGTGTCACGGTTTTAGCCAGGAAAACGGCGAACTCGGCAAAAAACTCCACAATGACTCCTTCAATACGATGCGCTGCATAAACGCGCGCGCGATACCCTCAGCATACCCATGCGCCGGCCCGGCGGCCAGCCGTGAAACCTTCGGTAACGGCCTGCCAGGGGCATTTCAAACAAGCGTATGTTTTTTCATTGACAGCTCACCGCCATCCTCATAACCTCGCCGGACCTTCAACGTACCGGGATGATGCGGACGTGGGCAGTATCTATTTGATTCGACATGGCCAGGCCTCCTTTGGTGCAGACGACTATGACGTCCTGTCGCCGACCGGTATCCGCCAGGCAGAAGTCCTCGGCCAACACCTGGCCGGGTTGGGCATCCGCTTCGATCGCTGCCTCTCGGGCGACCTGCGTCGGCAGCAACACACGGCCAGCAGCGCACTGGAACAGTTCGCTGCCGTGGGCCTGCCGGTGCCGATCGTAGAAACCGATTGCGCCTTCAACGAATTCGACGCCGACGCGGTGATCCGCGCCCTGCTGCCAGCCATGCTGGAAGACGAACCCGAAGCGCTGGACATCCTGCGCAATGCCACGCAAAACCGCGCCGAGTTCCAGCGCATCTTCGCCTTGATCATCGAGCGCTGGCTGGCCGGGACCTATGACACGCCCGGGCTGGAAAGCTGGCTGGGGTTTGTCGAACGGGTACAAGCCGGTCTGCAGCGCATCCTCGAACAGGCCGAGAGCACCCAGAAGATCGCCGTGTTCACCTCGGGCGGTACCATCACTGCCCTGCTCCACCTCATTACGCAAATGCCGGCAAGGCAGGCATTCGAGCTCAACTGGCAAATCGTCAACACCTCGCTCAACCTGCTGAAGTTTCGCGGGCTTGAGGTGGCACTGTCTTCTTTCAACAGTCAGGCGCACCTGCAACTGTTGAAGGCCCCGGAACTCATCACGTTTCGCTGAGTCCGGACTATTGTGACCCTGGCTGTAACCACCCAGCTCTAATTACCCAAGAAAGGATCGAACCATGACCTCCGTAGCTGATGCCGTACAAGCAATGAAAGCCAAGTTCAACCCAGCCGCTGCTGCCGGTCTGGACCTGGTATTCGGTTTCCGCATCGACGACACCAAGAACTTCTCGCTGATCGTCAAGGACAGCACCTGCGAGCTGCAAGAAGGTGAGAACCCGGACGCCCAGGTGACCCTGGTGATGGACGGCGAAACCCTGGAAGGCATCGTCAGCGGCGAAACCGACGGCATGCAAGCCTTCATGGGCGGCAAACTGCGCGCCGAAGGCGACATGATGCTGGCCATGAAATTGTCCGAGCTGTTCCCGGCCTAAGCACGTCGCCCCCGTCCTTCGGGGGCACGCCTGGCTGCAAACGAATCCCGCCCCTCGTGGCGGGATTCGTCGTTTTGCGCCCCTGGAAAACGGCTACCTGCGGATTTGCGGTCTATATTCCTTCTGGCCGTATGCGTCAGACATCGGCTGTTGGCCCTCGCTTTTTCATGAAAAGCCTTCTCATGAAGAGGCTTTCCACCAAGAGCCTTTGCGCGGAGCATTGCCATGAGTCCACCTGACGACCACGACGGCTTCAACCGCCGACGTGTACTGCAAGGCCTTTCGGCAGGTGCCGTCGGTGCCTGGATCAGCCCACTGCTAGCAGGGAGTAAAACCATGCCCGACGCCCCGGCCGACCTCATTCTGTACAACGGACGCCTGCACACGGTTGACCGCAAGAAGCCCCAGGCCAGCGCCGTCGCGATCAAGGACGGGCGCTTCGTGGTGGTCGGCAGCGATGCCCAGGCCATGGCCCTGCAAGGTCCCGGCACGCAAATCGTCGACCTGCACGGGCGCACGGTGATTCCCGGCCTCAACGACTCGCACCTGCACTTGATCCGCGGCGGCTTGAATTACAACCTTGAACTGCGCTGGGAAGGCGTGCCGTCGCTGGTCGATGCGTTGCGCCTGCTCAAGGACCAGGCGGACCGCACGCCGACACCGCAATGGGTGCGCGTGGTGGGTGGCTGGAACGAGTTCCAGTTCGCCGAAAAGCGCCTGCCAACCCTCGATGAACTGAACAAGGCCGCGCCGGACACTCCGGTGTTCGTGCTGCACCTCTACGATCGAGCCCTGCTCAACCGCGCCGCCTTGAAAGTGGTGGGCTACACCCGCGACACGCCGAATCCGCCGGGCGGTGAAATCCAGCGCGACGCCAATGGCGACCCGACCGGCCTGTTGATCGCCCGCCCAAATGCGATGATTCTGTACTCGACCCTGGCCAAGGGGCCGAAGCTGCCGCTGGAATACCAGGTCAACTCGACTCGCCAGTTCATGCGCGAGCTCAATCGCCTCGGCGTCACCAGCGCCATCGATGCCGGCGGCGGATATCAGAATTACCCGGACGACTACCAGGTCATCCAGCAACTGGCCAAAGACCGGCAGCTCACGGTGCGCATCGCCTACAACCTGTTCACCCAGAAACCCAAGGAAGAGCTGACCGACTTCAAGAACTGGACCGGCACTTCCCGCTACGGCCAGGGCGATGACTTCCTGCGCCACAACGGCGCCGGGGAAATGCTGGTGTTCTCGGCGGCGGACTTCGAGGACTTCCTCGAACCGCGCCCCGACCTGCCACAGACCATGGAGCAGGAACTGGAACCGGTAGTGCGGCACCTGGTGGAACAGCGCTGGCCGTTCCGCCTGCACGCCACCTACAACGAATCCATCAGCCGCATGCTCGACGTGTTCGAGAAGGTCGATCGCGACATCCCGTTCGACGGGCTGCCATGGTTTTTCGATC carries:
- a CDS encoding amidohydrolase translates to MPDAPADLILYNGRLHTVDRKKPQASAVAIKDGRFVVVGSDAQAMALQGPGTQIVDLHGRTVIPGLNDSHLHLIRGGLNYNLELRWEGVPSLVDALRLLKDQADRTPTPQWVRVVGGWNEFQFAEKRLPTLDELNKAAPDTPVFVLHLYDRALLNRAALKVVGYTRDTPNPPGGEIQRDANGDPTGLLIARPNAMILYSTLAKGPKLPLEYQVNSTRQFMRELNRLGVTSAIDAGGGYQNYPDDYQVIQQLAKDRQLTVRIAYNLFTQKPKEELTDFKNWTGTSRYGQGDDFLRHNGAGEMLVFSAADFEDFLEPRPDLPQTMEQELEPVVRHLVEQRWPFRLHATYNESISRMLDVFEKVDRDIPFDGLPWFFDHAETITPQNIERVKALGGGIAIQDRMAFQGEYFVERYGAQAAEHTPPIARMLAEGIPVGAGTDATRVSSYNPWTSLYWLVSGRTVGGLELYPQGLSRDTALELFTHGSAWFSSEQGKKGQIKVGQLADLIALSADYFHIEDEAVKWIESVLTIVDGKIVYGSVEFEKLGPPPVPVVPEWSPVVNVPGHWKPLAPLTAQVHHCVGACAVHAHSHERARLSSAPVSDFAGFWGAFGCSCFAF
- a CDS encoding histidine phosphatase family protein, producing MGSIYLIRHGQASFGADDYDVLSPTGIRQAEVLGQHLAGLGIRFDRCLSGDLRRQQHTASSALEQFAAVGLPVPIVETDCAFNEFDADAVIRALLPAMLEDEPEALDILRNATQNRAEFQRIFALIIERWLAGTYDTPGLESWLGFVERVQAGLQRILEQAESTQKIAVFTSGGTITALLHLITQMPARQAFELNWQIVNTSLNLLKFRGLEVALSSFNSQAHLQLLKAPELITFR
- a CDS encoding SCP2 sterol-binding domain-containing protein encodes the protein MTSVADAVQAMKAKFNPAAAAGLDLVFGFRIDDTKNFSLIVKDSTCELQEGENPDAQVTLVMDGETLEGIVSGETDGMQAFMGGKLRAEGDMMLAMKLSELFPA
- the sohB gene encoding protease SohB; this encodes MEFFAEFAVFLAKTVTLVIAILVVMASFAALRSKGRRKAAGQLQVSKLNDFYKGLRERLEQTLLDKDQLKALRKVEAKSEKKQKKKPEVNKSRVFVLDFDGDIKASATESLRHEITALLTLATPKDEVVLRLESGGGMVHSYGLASSQLARIRDAGVPLTVCIDKVAASGGYMMACIGEKIISAPFAILGSIGVVAQLPNVNRLLKKHDIDFEVLTAGEYKRTLTVFGENTEKGREKFQEDLDITHQLFKNFVSRYRPQLDIDKVATGEIWLGVAAMDKQLVDELKTSDEYLAERAKKSELYHLHYAERKSLQERIGMAASGSVDRVLLSWWSRLTQQRFW